The following proteins are encoded in a genomic region of Actinomadura sp. NAK00032:
- a CDS encoding NAD(P)/FAD-dependent oxidoreductase codes for MDEFDVVVVGAGPTGENLAERAHAGGLSVAIVESELVGGECSYWACMPSKALLRPAAALADARRLPGAREAAGGPLEPAAVLARRDEFASHWKDDGQVGWLEGAGLVLVRGRGRLDGVKRVAVDTPDGGRRVLTARHAVAVCTGTRAALPDLAGLAQARPWTSREATSAARVPARLAVVGGGVVACEMAAAWRALGSEVVQLVRGSRLLARMEPFAGELVAEGLRAAGVDVRFGASVTGVRRDGPVTLTLDGGETVTAEEVLFATGRTPATAGLGLETVGLAGGRPIEVDSTGLAAGVPGEWLYAAGDVNGRALLTHQGKYQGRIFGAVIADRAAGRTLDTAEWGRSVATADERAVPQVVFTDPEAAAVGLTLEEATRAGHRVRAVDYAIGDVAGAALYADGYRGRARAVVDLDREILLGVTFVGAGVAELLHSATIAVTAEVPLSRLWHAVPAYPTISEIWLRLLETYRG; via the coding sequence ATGGACGAGTTCGACGTCGTTGTGGTGGGAGCCGGGCCGACCGGGGAGAACCTGGCCGAACGGGCGCACGCCGGCGGGCTGAGCGTGGCGATCGTCGAGAGCGAGCTGGTCGGCGGGGAGTGCTCGTACTGGGCGTGCATGCCCAGCAAGGCACTGCTGCGTCCGGCCGCCGCGCTGGCGGACGCCCGGCGACTGCCCGGCGCCCGCGAGGCGGCCGGCGGGCCCCTGGAGCCGGCGGCCGTCCTCGCCCGCCGGGACGAGTTCGCCTCCCACTGGAAGGACGACGGGCAGGTCGGCTGGCTGGAGGGGGCCGGGCTCGTGCTGGTGCGCGGCCGCGGGCGGCTGGACGGGGTCAAGCGCGTCGCCGTGGACACCCCGGACGGCGGGCGGCGGGTGCTGACGGCCCGGCACGCCGTCGCGGTGTGCACGGGCACCCGCGCGGCGCTGCCCGATCTGGCGGGCCTGGCCCAGGCCCGCCCCTGGACCAGCCGCGAGGCGACCTCGGCGGCGCGGGTGCCGGCGCGGCTCGCCGTGGTCGGCGGCGGCGTGGTGGCGTGCGAGATGGCCGCGGCCTGGCGGGCGCTCGGCAGCGAAGTGGTGCAGCTGGTGCGCGGCTCACGGCTGCTGGCGCGGATGGAGCCGTTCGCGGGGGAACTGGTGGCCGAGGGGCTGCGCGCGGCCGGGGTCGATGTGCGCTTCGGCGCGTCCGTCACCGGTGTCCGCCGCGACGGGCCGGTGACCCTCACCTTGGACGGCGGCGAGACGGTCACGGCGGAGGAGGTCCTGTTCGCCACCGGACGGACGCCGGCCACGGCCGGCCTCGGCCTGGAGACGGTCGGGCTGGCCGGCGGCCGCCCGATCGAGGTCGACTCCACCGGGCTGGCGGCCGGGGTCCCCGGCGAGTGGCTCTACGCGGCCGGGGACGTCAACGGACGGGCGCTGCTGACCCACCAGGGCAAGTACCAGGGCCGGATCTTCGGTGCCGTGATCGCCGACCGCGCCGCCGGGCGGACGCTCGACACCGCCGAGTGGGGACGCAGCGTGGCGACCGCGGACGAGCGGGCGGTGCCGCAGGTCGTCTTCACCGATCCCGAGGCGGCGGCCGTCGGGCTCACCCTGGAGGAGGCGACCCGCGCGGGACACCGGGTGCGGGCGGTCGACTACGCCATCGGCGACGTGGCCGGCGCCGCCCTGTACGCCGACGGCTACCGGGGACGCGCCCGCGCGGTGGTCGACCTGGACCGCGAGATCCTCCTCGGCGTCACCTTCGTCGGCGCGGGCGTGGCCGAACTCCTCCACTCGGCCACCATCGCCGTCACCGCCGAGGTCCCCCTCTCCCGCCTCTGGCACGCCGTCCCCGCCTACCCCACGATCAGCGAGATCTGGCTCCGCCTTCTGGAGACGTACCGCGGCTGA